The window GGGTGCCGGGCCTGGGCCATCAGCAACGGACCAGGCCCGCTGGCGCTGGCCTTGTAGGCTGGACTGCAGACGGGAAACAGGCGTTCGCCCATCAGGCGTCGGGCTTCGACATCCGGCCAGCCGCCCTTGCCGTAGCGGATCGCGAGGTCGACCTGGGCGCCGGCGACATCGGCGAGCTGGATCGACGGTTCCAGCGCGACCTGGATCTGCGGATGGCGAGTCATGAAGTCGGTGAGGCGCGGCGCCAGCCAGAGCGTGGCGAAGGAGGCCAGCAGGCCGATCCGCAGGACACGCGGTGATGTGGGGGTACGCAATTGCCGGCTGGCTTCGGCGATCTGCTCCAGGGCCGGGCGGATCTGCTGGTAGTAGCGGCTGCCGGCGTCGCTGAGGTCAATGGCCCGGGTGCGACGGATGAACAGGCGCTGGTCCAGGTGTTGTTCGAGTTTCTGGATCTGGTGGCTCACTGCGCTTTGGCTGACCGACAGTTCGTCGGCGGCCTTGATGAAGCTCAGGTGTCGGGCTACCGATTCAAAGGCGCGCAGGGCCAGCAGGGGCGGGAGGTCCTTGGGCAATGTCACGTCAACGCTCCTGGATGGCCGGTGGAGTGAGCGATTCTGCGCGCAAATGGCAGCCGCGGACATACCCGGGTGGAGGCTGATGCATTTCCTGGCTGGTCAGCGCGGGCGCTTGCCCGCATTATTGGGCTATTGCGTGGGCCGGGGACGATCCTGGCTGAATTCGACCGATAGCGATGTAGTGATCATGAGCCAAGACGACAAACTGATTGACCTGGGTGCCGAGCGGGCCAAGCGTATCCATGACCTGAACGAGAAGCGCCTGAATGAGGTTCGCCAGGCCTTCGAGCAGGCGATGCCACTGGGCAAGGCCAAGAAAAAGCCGAAGAACAAGCCGAAAAAGCGCTGATATCTGCGCTGAAACTTGATGCA of the Pseudomonas vanderleydeniana genome contains:
- a CDS encoding LysR substrate-binding domain-containing protein; amino-acid sequence: MTLPKDLPPLLALRAFESVARHLSFIKAADELSVSQSAVSHQIQKLEQHLDQRLFIRRTRAIDLSDAGSRYYQQIRPALEQIAEASRQLRTPTSPRVLRIGLLASFATLWLAPRLTDFMTRHPQIQVALEPSIQLADVAGAQVDLAIRYGKGGWPDVEARRLMGERLFPVCSPAYKASASGPGPLLMAQARHPFEWIDWARHHHIDLQPYPTAMLHDYNIVVEAAVAGQGIAMGRQRLIERRLRDGSLVPAFDTPPYESEIGYWLIRPNTLPCAEAECFCTWLTEQCANA